One genomic window of Glycine soja cultivar W05 chromosome 9, ASM419377v2, whole genome shotgun sequence includes the following:
- the LOC114367418 gene encoding probable F-box protein At4g22030, translating into MTSLQISFICLSSSFSLKRTHATNVPKFRRMPLLVPKISTKKSFHESNNSRDTNPLEVNVTQKILHDEDIHNLNILNTKTRIYSILELVTDRVEMHHNVGEQRDNWNTLLLNSINMITLTATTMSGLAAACPGSGAPPLSLKLSSTLLFCAATGLLLVMNKIQPSQLAEEQRNATRLFKCLNTKIETTIALRNPTEEDVNDVIEKVLALDRAYPLPLLGGAMLEKFPEKFEPVVWWPNNKTSQPHEGKAKSEKMEQELMNGWSEELEMELREVVEVTKRKDVEDYERLGNMALKINKSLAIIGPLLMGIATIGSVFVDNIGSSSWAYLVTLLAGSSAAVVNSFEHGGQVGMVFEMYRYCGGFLRLLEETVEATLEEKDVEKRENGEVFENKVAMQLGRSGLQLRELASKSASYRRDGIAMDEFASKLF; encoded by the coding sequence ATGACCTCCTTACAAATCTCATTTATatgtctttcttcttctttttccttaaaGAGAACACATGCTACTAATGTCCCAAAATTTAGACGAATGCCTTTATTAGTTCCaaaaatatcaaccaaaaaATCGTTTCATGAATCCAACAATTCCAGAGACACAAACCCACTTGAAGTGAATGTCACACAAAAAATATTGCATGATGAAGATATACATAATCTCAATATTCTCAACACCAAGACAAGAATCTATTCAATTTTAGAGTTGGTAACCGACAGGGTCGAAATGCACCACAACGTTGGCGAGCAACGTGACAATTGGAACACCCTTCTGTTGAACTCCATCAACATGATCACTCTCACTGCCACAACCATGTCTGGTCTTGCTGCCGCGTGTCCAGGTTCAGGTGCACCACCCTTGTCTCTTAAACTATCATCCACGCTCTTGTTTTGTGCTGCCACAGGGTTACTACTAGTGATGAACAAGATCCAACCATCACAACTCGCCGAGGAACAACGAAACGCAACAAGATTGTTTAAGTGCCTCAATACCAAAATAGAAACTACTATTGCTCTTCGGAATCCTACAGAGGAAGATGTGAATGATGTGATAGAGAAGGTTTTGGCTCTTGATAGAGCTTACCCACTTCCTCTCTTGGGAGGAGCCATGCTTGAGAAATTCCCTGAAAAATTTGAGCCTGTTGTTTGGTGGCCTAATAATAAGACTTCACAACCCCATGAAGGAAAAGCAAAGAGTGAGAAAATGGAACAAGAGTTAATGAATGGATGGAGTGAAGAGCTAGAAATGGAACTGAGGGAGGTTGTTGAggtgacaaaaagaaaagatgttGAGGACTATGAGAGGTTAGGAAACATGGCGTTGAAGATTAACAAGAGTTTAGCCATTATAGGGCCTTTGCTTATGGGCATTGCAACAATTGGTTCTGTGTTTGTGGACAATATTGGGTCATCTTCATGGGCATATTTGGTGACCCTTTTGGCTGGATCATCGGCGGCTGTGGTTAACTCCTTTGAGCATGGTGGGCAAGTGGGAATGGTGTTTGAAATGTATAGATACTGTGGAGGATTCTTGCGTCTGTTGGAAGAGACAGTTGAGGCAACACTCGAAGAGAAAGATgtggagaaaagagaaaacgGAGAGGTGTTTGAAAACAAGGTGGCAATGCAATTGGGAAGAAGTGGTTTGCAGCTGAGAGAGCTTGCCTCTAAGTCTGCTTCTTATCGAAGGGATGGAATTGC